Genomic window (Rubeoparvulum massiliense):
GCTTATTCTCAATAACCATAATCTCATGCTCTTTTGCGATGGTTTTGATTTTTAGAGCGATGTAATCCTGCCCCTTCGCAATCACTTTCGGTGCGCCAAATTCCTCCTGATACTGAAGGGCAACTGCAAAATGCGTCGGGTTCGTGATGATCACATCTGCCTTGGGCACTTCCTGCATCATCCGCTGCATGGCCATCTGTCGTTGCCGTTCTTTAATTCTACTCTTAACCAGCGGATCCCCTTCCGTCTTTTTGTACTCGTCTTTAATATCTTGTTTGGACATGCGCAAATTCTTTTCATATTCATAGCGCTGGTATGCATAATCAAAAATGGAGAGGACCAGCAATAGAAGCGCAACATAGATCCCAAGCTTCACAGATAAGGTAGCCACAAAGCCTAAAACATTCCATAGTGGCATGTAGGGTAAGGTGAAGATGGAATCTCTTTCATTCCAAAGTATCAGTGCCACTACTGAACCAACCATGGTAATCTTGAGCAACGTCTTCAATAGCTCAACCAGCGCTCGTTTGGAGAAGATTCGTTTCGCTCCTTCAATAGGATTGATCCGATTCAATTTCACTTTTAAGGGTTCCGTAGTAAAGAGAAAGCCTATCTGAATATAGTTCCCGAATAATCCTGCCACTAAGGCGATGCCCATAATGGGAAGCAATACTTTCGCTGTCTCCCATACATTGCGCTCCATCAACACTTGAAGATTCTTCTGTGATAGATCCCAATCATCCAATTGATCGAGGCTCAAGTGAAAAACATTTAAGAGAATCCCGCCAAACCAGCTCCCCAACATGAGTAGGAAGAGGAAGACAAAGAGCATAATCAGGGCGGAAGGAATTTCAGCACTTTTGGCCACTTGGCCCTTTTTCCGCGATTCCTTACGCTTTTGCGGTGTGGCTTTTTCTGTTTTTTCTTGAGCGAAAAATTGTAGGTCAAGGCGGAGCATTACGGTTCCCCCAAGAGTTGCATTAATGTGGAGATCGCTTCAAACATAGTAGCAAACAAGATTTTTAAGAGATAGAAAAAACCCGGTAGCGCCACTAATAGTACGATGAAGCTTATCATGATCTTAAGTGGAAGCCCCACAACAAACACATTGAGCTGTGGAACGGTTTTTGCCACGATCCCCAAGGCAATATCCACTAAAAAAAGTGTTGCTACAATGGGTACTGCCATTTTAAACGCCATCTCAAACATGGTGATAAAAGCATGGGTGACAAACTGCATCACATTCTCAGAACCCAGTGGTATGGTTAGCTGTTGTAACGGTATGAATGTATAACTCTGTTGAATGGCCTGAATAAAGAGGTGATGACCATCCATGGCCAGGAAGAAAAGCACAGCCAGCATATACTTAAAATTCCCGATTAAAGGGCTCTGTGCACCCGTCTGAGGGTCGATCACATTGGCGATAGCAAAGCCGATCTGCATATCAATGAATGAGCCTGCTACTTGTATTCCATAAATAAATAATGCGGCAATGAAGCCTAAGGCAAGCCCTACAGCTAGCTCTTTAAAAATATGTATAAAAAAATTAAAGTCCATGGGTATCACATGGATTCCCACCTGAAAGAAGACCAAAATTGATATAAAAAAAGCTGTACCGATCTTCAGTCGACTTGGGACACCACGACTCGAAAAAATTGGCACAGTTACAAAAAACGAACTGATGCGCACCAATATTAAGAGAAATGCTGGTACATATTGAATAAGTAGCGTTGCATTCATATTATCACCTTACAAATTGGTGCAAGTTGTCTAGCAACATGTGCGTGAAATCGATAAGTTTGGTTAACATCCATGGTGCAGTAAGGACAATGGTTACCAAAATTGCGACGATCTTCGGGATAAAAGCTAGTGTTTGCTCTTGGATCTGGGTGGTGGCTTGGAAAATACTCACCAGTAGTCCCACAAGGAGCCCTACTCCTAAGGCAGGTGCAGTCACTAGTAGAATGGTATAGACGGCATTTTCCGATAGATGAATTATAAACTCTTCAGTCACTGATATCCTCCACCTTATGAAAAGCTAAACAACAAGGATTGAACAACGAGATACCAACCATCAACTAAGATAAACAAGAGAATTTTGAACGGTAATGAAATCATCACAGGTGGTAG
Coding sequences:
- the fliR gene encoding flagellar biosynthetic protein FliR, encoding MNATLLIQYVPAFLLILVRISSFFVTVPIFSSRGVPSRLKIGTAFFISILVFFQVGIHVIPMDFNFFIHIFKELAVGLALGFIAALFIYGIQVAGSFIDMQIGFAIANVIDPQTGAQSPLIGNFKYMLAVLFFLAMDGHHLFIQAIQQSYTFIPLQQLTIPLGSENVMQFVTHAFITMFEMAFKMAVPIVATLFLVDIALGIVAKTVPQLNVFVVGLPLKIMISFIVLLVALPGFFYLLKILFATMFEAISTLMQLLGEP
- the fliQ gene encoding flagellar biosynthesis protein FliQ; protein product: MTEEFIIHLSENAVYTILLVTAPALGVGLLVGLLVSIFQATTQIQEQTLAFIPKIVAILVTIVLTAPWMLTKLIDFTHMLLDNLHQFVR
- the flhB gene encoding flagellar biosynthesis protein FlhB, giving the protein MLRLDLQFFAQEKTEKATPQKRKESRKKGQVAKSAEIPSALIMLFVFLFLLMLGSWFGGILLNVFHLSLDQLDDWDLSQKNLQVLMERNVWETAKVLLPIMGIALVAGLFGNYIQIGFLFTTEPLKVKLNRINPIEGAKRIFSKRALVELLKTLLKITMVGSVVALILWNERDSIFTLPYMPLWNVLGFVATLSVKLGIYVALLLLVLSIFDYAYQRYEYEKNLRMSKQDIKDEYKKTEGDPLVKSRIKERQRQMAMQRMMQEVPKADVIITNPTHFAVALQYQEEFGAPKVIAKGQDYIALKIKTIAKEHEIMVIENKPLARALYFRVELGEFIPEDLFQAVAEVLAYVYRVKGQM